The Blastomonas fulva genome contains a region encoding:
- a CDS encoding hydrogen peroxide-inducible genes activator: MPSLRQLQYLVALDDHRHFGRAAFAVHVSQPTLSQQLRTLEARLDASLIDRSGQDVQLTPLGRDIAARAREILVQVRDLSDLARRAGKGIGGTLRFGITPTLGPYLMPAIVAGLHRQQPDLRLHIREGIPDDQVREVMRGALDMMLSPMPVDASGIVVEPLFSERLFVIAPPDHPLAGQKNIPPSALKGAGFLTLDRRHHFHRQTREICDQVGAHILHDYEGTSLDSIRQMVGSGIGFALLPERYLATETHSAEIVARLDIAGWNARRSIAAIWRTGAAFGDGFHAIAEFIRAYVVEDTDLSDPVLRTGA, encoded by the coding sequence ATGCCCAGCCTCAGGCAGTTGCAATATCTGGTCGCGCTCGACGACCACCGCCATTTCGGACGCGCAGCCTTTGCGGTGCACGTCTCGCAACCGACGTTGAGCCAGCAACTTCGCACCCTGGAGGCCCGGCTTGACGCCTCGCTGATCGATCGCAGCGGTCAGGATGTCCAACTGACCCCATTGGGCCGCGATATTGCCGCGCGCGCGAGAGAGATCCTGGTGCAGGTGCGCGATCTTTCCGATCTGGCGCGGCGCGCGGGCAAGGGCATCGGCGGAACGCTGCGCTTCGGGATCACCCCGACGCTGGGACCCTATCTGATGCCCGCGATCGTGGCGGGTCTGCACCGGCAACAGCCCGACCTGCGGCTGCACATCCGCGAAGGCATTCCCGATGATCAGGTGCGCGAGGTGATGCGCGGCGCGCTCGACATGATGCTCTCACCCATGCCGGTCGATGCCAGCGGGATCGTGGTCGAGCCGCTGTTCAGCGAGCGGCTGTTCGTCATCGCGCCGCCCGATCATCCCCTGGCTGGGCAAAAGAACATTCCGCCCAGCGCGCTCAAGGGCGCAGGATTTCTCACCCTGGACCGGCGGCACCATTTCCATCGCCAGACGCGCGAGATCTGCGATCAGGTGGGTGCGCATATCCTGCACGATTACGAAGGCACCAGCCTCGACAGCATCCGCCAGATGGTAGGCTCAGGGATCGGCTTCGCGCTGTTGCCCGAGCGTTATCTGGCAACCGAAACCCACAGTGCAGAAATCGTCGCACGGCTGGATATCGCAGGCTGGAATGCGCGCCGGTCGATCGCAGCGATCTGGCGCACCGGCGCGGCGTTCGGCGACGGATTTCATGCGATCGCGGAATTCATCCGCGCCTATGTGGTCGAGGATACCGACCTTTCCGATCCGGTGTTGCGAACCGGGGCCTAG
- a CDS encoding TolC family protein, with protein MRRSASLASLTALALVSLTAPTPAQAQARTQAPAAATQGVQPVRQAQGLQLEEVLASSRRFAPSILEALANARAADGRVLASEGAFDLLFTGEGFSRITGFYDGTYVQGKAIQPLTNNGGQIEASYRVSRGDFPVYEDYSFTDRLGELKVRGVFALLRDRYIDDRRFGQRNALIERDMAGLDALIIAIGVQQRAIQAYGQWVAAGQQVQVYRAQVQLAEDRQDGISRQVQLGARAAILLTENQQNLLRRQSLLVAAERDLANAAQRLSLFWRDNDGRPRVATPADLPARLPMIPAARATDPAAVLARRPDIKLIEQRLEQGETRLELERNRLLPSLRLFAEAGQDFGEQGLGGRSRDPFEAVVGFTFSMPLQNRAAKGQVAAAEANINALEWRRRQSEEQIIAEIEQLSTNLTAAERLAVLARDEEVQADKLAAGERRLFQAGASDFFLVNLREDAAANASIRRLDAEFRLAQARADLVAVAADLDSLQLTDDFAGVVQP; from the coding sequence ATGCGCCGCTCCGCATCGCTGGCCAGCCTCACTGCGCTGGCTTTGGTCAGCCTCACCGCGCCAACCCCTGCCCAGGCTCAGGCCCGAACGCAGGCACCCGCCGCCGCGACACAGGGGGTGCAACCGGTGCGGCAGGCGCAAGGGTTGCAGCTGGAAGAGGTGCTGGCCTCGTCGCGGCGCTTTGCCCCGTCCATCCTGGAGGCGCTTGCCAACGCCCGCGCCGCCGATGGGCGCGTGCTTGCCAGCGAAGGTGCGTTCGACCTGCTGTTCACCGGCGAGGGCTTTTCGCGGATCACCGGATTTTATGACGGCACCTATGTGCAGGGAAAGGCGATCCAGCCGCTGACCAACAATGGCGGCCAGATCGAGGCGAGCTACCGCGTCTCGCGCGGCGACTTTCCGGTCTATGAGGACTACAGCTTCACCGACCGGCTGGGCGAGCTCAAGGTGCGCGGCGTTTTCGCGCTGCTGCGCGACCGCTATATCGACGACCGCCGCTTCGGCCAGCGCAACGCGCTGATCGAACGCGACATGGCGGGGCTCGATGCCCTGATCATCGCCATCGGGGTGCAGCAGCGGGCGATCCAGGCCTATGGACAGTGGGTAGCAGCCGGGCAGCAGGTGCAGGTCTATCGCGCGCAGGTCCAGCTGGCCGAGGACCGGCAGGACGGCATCAGCCGTCAGGTCCAGCTGGGTGCGCGGGCTGCGATCCTGCTGACCGAAAACCAGCAGAACCTGCTGCGCCGCCAGTCGCTGCTGGTCGCCGCCGAGCGCGATCTCGCCAATGCCGCGCAGCGACTGTCGCTGTTCTGGCGTGACAATGACGGCAGGCCCAGGGTCGCGACCCCCGCAGACCTGCCCGCCCGTCTTCCGATGATCCCCGCGGCGCGGGCGACCGATCCGGCGGCCGTGCTCGCACGGCGACCCGATATCAAGCTTATCGAACAGCGGCTGGAACAGGGCGAAACCCGGCTCGAGCTCGAACGCAACCGCCTGTTGCCCTCGCTCAGGCTGTTTGCCGAAGCCGGACAGGATTTCGGCGAGCAGGGCCTGGGCGGTCGTTCACGCGATCCGTTCGAGGCGGTGGTCGGTTTCACCTTTTCCATGCCGCTGCAGAACCGCGCCGCCAAGGGACAGGTGGCTGCGGCCGAAGCCAACATCAACGCGCTGGAGTGGCGCCGCCGTCAGAGCGAGGAACAGATCATCGCAGAGATCGAGCAGCTTTCCACCAACCTGACTGCAGCCGAGCGGCTGGCGGTGCTGGCGCGCGACGAGGAGGTTCAGGCCGACAAGCTGGCAGCCGGCGAGCGAAGGCTGTTCCAGGCGGGCGCCAGCGACTTCTTCCTGGTGAACCTGCGCGAGGATGCGGCGGCAAACGCATCGATCCGCAGGCTGGATGCCGAGTTCCGGCTGGCGCAGGCTCGCGCCGATCTGGTCGCGGTGGCGGCCGATCTGGACTCGCTGCAGCTGACCGACGACTTTGCCGGGGTTGTCCAGCCCTGA